A window of Nicotiana tabacum cultivar K326 chromosome 24, ASM71507v2, whole genome shotgun sequence contains these coding sequences:
- the LOC142178269 gene encoding secreted RxLR effector protein 161-like, with protein sequence MKYLRGTVNYGILYSGFTSTLEGYNDANWISDSDETKSTSGYVFTVGGGAISWKSAKQTIIARSTMESEFVALELAGFEAEWLRNFLANIPLIKDVWPHVSIHCDCQAAIAIAKSKSYNCKSRHMKLRHDVINNC encoded by the coding sequence atgaaatatttgagaggaACCGTGAATTATGGTATCCTATATAGTGGATTTACTTCTACCTTAGAAGGGTACAATGATGCAAACTGGATCTCTGATTCAGATGAGACAAAATCCACtagtggttatgtattcaccGTTGGTGGTGGTGCAATATCGTGGAAATCAGCTAAACAGACGATCATTGCTAGATCGACTATGGAATCAGAGTTTGTAGCTCTGGAGTTAGCTGGTTTTGAGGCTGAGTGGCTAAGAAATTTCTTAGCTAACATCCCTTTAATAAAGGACGTATGGCCTCATGTGTCTATACACTGTGATTGCCAAGCGGCAATAGCTATAGCAAAGAGTAAATCTTATAATTGTAAAAGTAGACACATGAAATTGAGACATGATGTCATAAACAACTGTTAA